The following are encoded together in the Tepidiforma bonchosmolovskayae genome:
- the ribH gene encoding 6,7-dimethyl-8-ribityllumazine synthase, with amino-acid sequence MSRVLEGALDGAGLRVCVVVSRWNEFVTRRLLEGAEKVLRERGLADGDVTVAWVPGAFELPTAAKWAAASGRYDAVVCLGAVIRGETAHFEYVAGGAAEGIRQAAQETGVPVIFGVLTVDTVEQALSRAGGKDGHKGEEAALAAIEMANLRRLLL; translated from the coding sequence GCTGGAGGGGGCGCTCGACGGGGCCGGGCTGCGCGTCTGCGTGGTGGTCTCGCGGTGGAACGAGTTCGTGACCCGGCGGCTGCTCGAGGGCGCGGAGAAGGTGCTGCGCGAGCGGGGCCTCGCCGATGGGGATGTCACGGTGGCGTGGGTGCCGGGGGCATTCGAACTGCCGACCGCGGCGAAGTGGGCGGCGGCTTCAGGACGGTATGACGCGGTGGTCTGCCTCGGGGCGGTGATCCGCGGCGAGACGGCGCATTTCGAATACGTGGCCGGCGGAGCGGCCGAGGGCATCCGGCAGGCGGCCCAAGAGACGGGCGTGCCGGTGATTTTCGGGGTGCTGACGGTCGACACGGTGGAGCAGGCGCTGTCGCGGGCCGGCGGGAAGGACGGGCACAAGGGCGAAGAGGCAGCGCTGGCAGCGATCGAGATGGCGAACCTGCGGCGGCTGCTGCTGTAG